Proteins from one Cyclopterus lumpus isolate fCycLum1 chromosome 11, fCycLum1.pri, whole genome shotgun sequence genomic window:
- the LOC117739358 gene encoding gastrula zinc finger protein XlCGF57.1-like — PHIKEEQEDPVPPHIKEEQEELWTSQEGEQLQGLEEAGIKFPFTSFTVKSEDDEEEAQSSHLHQRLTEQMETEADGEDCGGPEPDRNSDPDRPLQLSSGGKVSQSNKQDDDDNWKETRKPPSGLNSLKIHAVSVSESRCSGEKPFHCEVCMKSFTRKYVLQTHMRTHTGEKPFHCSVCMKSFTRNYVLQTHMRTHTGEKSFSCSVCKKSFRERGHLRRHIRIHTGEKPFSCSVCKKCFRESEYLQKHMRTHTGEKPFSCSVCKKSFTERAHLQTHMRTHTGGKLFNCTVCKTSFRHSGYLQSHMRIHTGGKIFKCTVCKNSFRHSGYLQSHMRIHTGEKPFKCTVCKNSFRQKGDLQTHIRIHTGEKPFSCSVCDKHFSRKAHLKRHLVTHTGETIQLD; from the coding sequence ccccacattaaagaggaacaggaggacccagtgcccccacacattaaagaggaacaggaggaactctggaccagtcaggagggagagcagcttcaaggtcTAGAGGAGGCTGGTATCAAGTTCCCATTCACTTCATTCactgtgaagagtgaagatgatgaagaggaagctcagtcctctcatcTTCATCAAAGACTAACTGAACaaatggaaacagaagctgatggagaggactgtggaggaccagaaccagacaggaactcAGATCCAGATAGACCTTTACAACTATCCAGCGGTGGCAAAGTTTCACAAAGTAACAAACAAGACGATGATGACAACTGGAAGGAAACCAGAAAACCTCCGTCGGGTTTAAACTCGCTGAAGATTCATGCCGTTTCTGTCAGTGAGTCCAGATGTagtggagagaaaccatttcacTGCGAAGTTTGTATGAAATCTTTTACACGTAAATACGttttacagacacacatgagaacccacacaggagagaaaccatttcacTGCTCTGTTTGTATGAAATCTTTTACACGTAATTACGTTTTACAGACGCACATGAGAacccacacaggagagaaatcATTCAGCTGCTCAGTTTGTAAGAAATCTTTTCGAGAGAGAGGACATTTACGGAGACACATTAGAATACACACAGGggagaaaccattcagctgcTCAGTTTGTAAGAAATGTTTTAGAGAGAGTGAATATTTACAGAAACACATGAGGacccacacaggagagaaaccattcagttgcTCAGTTTGTAAGAAATCTTTTACTGAGAGAGcacatttacagacacacatgagaacacacacaggagggaaaCTATTCAACTGTACAGTGTGTAAGACATCTTTTAGACACAGTGGATATTTACAGTCACACATGAGAATCCACACAGGAGGGAAAATATTCAAGTGCACCGTTTGCAAGAATTCCTTTAGACACAGTGGATATTTACAGTCACACATGagaatccacacaggagagaaaccattcaagTGCACAGTTTGCAAGAATTCTTTTAGACAGAAGGGAgatttacagacacacataagaatccacacaggagagaaaccattcagctgcTCAGTTTGTGATAAACATTTTAGCCGTAAAGCACATCTGAAGAGACACCTGGTAACTCATACAggagaaaccattcagctgGACTAG